The Zootoca vivipara chromosome 4, rZooViv1.1, whole genome shotgun sequence genome has a segment encoding these proteins:
- the LOC132591960 gene encoding uncharacterized protein LOC132591960 — MAESEEELKNLLMRMKEESTKYGLKLNIKKTKNMATGPITSWQIEGEEMEAVRDFIFLGSLITADGDSSHEIKRRLLLGRKAMTNLDSILKSGDTTLLTKVRMVKAMVFPVVMYGSESWIIKKADRRRIDAFELWCWRRLLRVPRTAKTSKISILKEISPGCSLEGQILKLRLQYFGYLMRREDSLEKILMLGKMEGTRRRGRQRTRWLDNVLEAVNMSLTKLQEAVEDRSAWCALVHGVTKSQT, encoded by the coding sequence atggcagaaagtgaggaggaattaaagaaccttttaatgaggatgaaagaggagagcacaaaatatggtctgaagctcaacatcaaaaaaactaagaacatggccaccggtcccatcacctcctggcaaatagaaggggaagaaatggaggcagtgagagattttattttcttgggctccttgatcactgcagatggtgacagcagtcacgaaattaaaagacgcctgcttcttgggagaaaagcaatgacaaacctagacagcatcttaaaaagcggagacaccaccttgctgacaaaggtccgtatggttaaagctatggttttcccagttgtgatgtacggaagtgagagctggatcataaagaaggctgatcgccgaagaattgatgcttttgaattatggtgctggaggagactcttgagagtcccaaggactgcaaaaacatcaaaaatatccattcttaaggaaatcagccctggttgctcactggaaggacagatcctgaagctgaggctccaatattttggctacctcatgagaagagaagactccctggaaaagatcctgatgttgggaaagatggagggcacaaggagacggggacgacagaggacaagatggttggacaatgttctcgaagctgtgaacatgagtctgaccaaactacaggaggcagtggaagacaggagtgcctggtgtgctctggtccatggggtcacgaagagtcagacatga